CCGTTTTGTTTATTGTACGCTCGTGCCAGCCGAGTCAAGCTGTCAAGCAGCACAAACACGGGACGCCCCTGCTCCGCCAAGCGTTTGGCGCGTTCCATCACCAGTTCGGCGGTTCGCACATGGCTGGAAGCGTCGCGGTCGCTGCTGGAGGCAATCACCTCGCCTCGGATGGTGCGGCGCATTTCCGTCACTTCTTCCGGTCGCTCGTCAATGAGCAGCACAATCAGGTGCATTTCCGGGTGGTTGGTGGCGACGGCGGCGGCGATATGTTGCAGCAGAACGGTCTTGCCGGTTCGCGGCGGTGCCACAATCAAGCCGCGCTGCCCTTTGCCAATGGGGGTGAGCAGGTCCATCACCCGCGTGGTCAAGGGCTGTGCCCCGGTCTCCAGACGAATCTGCTCGTGGGGATCGATCGGGGTCAGTTCGTTCCAATCCCGACGGGGGAACGTCTCGACGGCGGCCCCTTCGATGGATTCGATTTTCGTCAGTCGGGGTCCGGTTCCCTTGCGGGGCGGCTCCAAGGTGCCGCTGACCAACAACCCTTCCCGCAGGGCAAAGCGTTGCACCAACGGCGCGGGAACATACGGATCCCCCGGTTGGGCCACGTAATGTCGGGCGGGGTTTCGCAGAAAGCCAAAACCCTTGGGATGGATTTCAAGAATCCCTTGGGTGGTTAATTGCTCATCAATCATGCGGAAATCCACTGGAATTTCTGATTCGTGGGATATCGAATCGGACGACCTCGGCAGACGGGATTCCGTCGGCGATCCCCAGGGGCAAGTCACCCCAGGGTGGGTCTCCCGGCGATGCCGGAATCAGGTCACGATCATCACAACGTGCGAACGCATCACCTTGCGAGCGGGGCACAACCTCGATCGGCAATCATGGAGCCAAATGCATCGACGCATGCGGCTACCCGAACGACTGCACCTTCGAGATTGGCTCTTCGAAGCGAACCAGTCTGGGCAAGACCCTGCTCGATTTCAAGCAAGGACAAGGAAGAATCGAACATCTCCCCATCCGTTGGAATCCCATGCGAGTTGGGGAGAGTCTTATCAGAAGCGATTTCAGAGTCGCAATCAACAAGAAAAATCAACGACTCGAAAAAAAGGTTCAGACTTTTCGGTAAACCGTGCGAATTTCAACGGTGCCATCGGGCAGCGGGTCGCGTTCGTAATCCCCAAACAGATTGGGGGAATGACTTTGCAGCCGATCGAGCAAGCGATTCGCCAGCAGTCGGATTTCCGGCTCGGCGAATCGACTCCCCCGCTGTTCCACGAAATGACGCAGTGCCCGCGCGTTGGCCGTGATGAAAATTTTGGTTTCGGTCGCATTCGGCAACACCGACCGCGCGGCTTGTCGGGCATTCTTGCGGCGTGCGGTTTTATCCGGCTCGTCCGCCATTTTCGCATTCAACTTCTCGGCCAACTGCACATAGGCGGAATGCGCGTGCTGCATGGCGTTCTGCCAGATTGCGTGCAATTCCGGATCGTTGGCGATAATCGCAGGCTCGATATATTCGGCCACCGACTCATCGACATAGCGTTGGGATAGCTGCGAGAACCCGAACCCCGCGCGGTGGCGGATCAGTTCGTGGGTCAACGATCGAGAAACGCCGGTGATTAGGATATTCCAAACACCGTGCTCAAATACCGATCCATGCCCGGATTCTTTGATGTGTTCCAAATAGGCGGAATTCCCCCCCGGACGCGGGCGAGCGAACGACATGTAGCAAACTCGACCGGCGGTTTCGGTCAGCACTTCCGCAGGAATTTCGCTATCCGAATGCCAACTCACCCCGTGATCGGTCAGAAAGCGGCTCAATTCCGATTGATCCACCACCTGCATGCCCAGCACATAAATGCCCGGTTCATGGATGATCCGAATGGAGGCATCGGTTGATGCGTGTGCCGGGTTTGAAGAGGTGTTGGATTGATCCATACCAGAAATTCCTTGCGAAAGCTCGAGCAATCATCCTGAATGCCCTCAGCGGTGAGCATATAACCCGCAAACTCCGCACGTCAATTGCAAATTGCCCTCGTTATAGCCGATGCAAATGCGAGATTGGGTAAAATATCGGTAACTGGGCAGAGATTTCGGATTGAATCGACGCACGGACGATTGGCACTCGGTATATTAAAGACAACTGCGGCGGTCGGCCGATTGTCGGGCGATGCCTCGTCTCCATCTGGGAGCTTTCCGCGATGCTAGCGATGGCTCAACGCACCCGGTTGATGACGCTGCTTGGGCTGTTGCTATGCGGCAGTCCGGGATTCGCCCAACCGCGCCCGATGCCGATGCCCGAAGGTGGCCCCACCGCCACGCAGCCCGCCTCTGGAATTGGCACGGGGACCAACCCGGGAAATCCGCCCATTCCCATGCCCACCAGCGGCAACGGCACCGATAACCGCCCCTGGCAGGCGCTCAAACTCCCCACCGGCACGATTATTTTCGTCAGCCGCGACGCCAAAGAACTGCAGCAAAAACTCGACGCGGTGGTGCTAACGCCCGAACAGTTCAAAGAACTCACCGACCAAATCGATACGCTGAAACGGCAATCGGCCACCGAACCGCCCCAACCGCCGAGCATTGCCCAAATTCATGGCCGACTCGAACAATTGGGCCAACAAAGCATCATCCGTCTGAGCATTCGCTTCGATTTCGAGACGGCTCGGCCTCGCTCCACCATCTTCCTGGGCTGCCAAAAGGCGCAGCCGTCGGCGATCACACTCGATGATGGCCGATTGCCGCTGTTATTCAGCAGCGAAGAAGGCTTGAGCGTGCTGATCGATACCCCCGGTCGGCATCGCGTGCAGTTGGAATTGGAAGTTCCGCTGACCACCCGCGACCCCAAGGGCAACGAAGTCGGATTTCAACTGGGATTGCCCGGATCGCCCATCACGCGATTGACCTTTGATGCGATACCGAAAATTTCCAGCGTGCAAGTCGGCTCCCACCGGGTGGATGCCGCTCCACGGCCGGAGATGCCGCCGCTGGCCCGATTGCTCGACTCCCAACGGATGGATATTCAACGGCTGATCCCACAGGCCGATCGAGAACCGTTGGCGCTGGGCCCCATCGACTATCTGGAAGTGAGTTGGGAGCCGCCCGCACTCGAGCAGAAAGCCCCATCCCCGAACGCTGATCCGTTATTATCGGTGCAGAATGACATTTCCGTTCAGGTGCGCGAAAACGAAATTCTCACCACCGCCCAAATGCGATTGCGTGGCCCGGCGAAGGAATGGCAGATTTTCGCGCCACTGGTCGCCGATTTTACCGTCGAGCGCATCAGCAACACGCCCGGCGACGATTTAGCCCCCCGTCGCCCCGCGTCGGAATTGCCGATCGAACAAGCTCCGGTCGTCATTCGACCTACCGATCGCAATCAACCGCCGATCTGGAAGATTCAGTTCCGCGAACGGGCTACCAGCGACTTACTCGTGACGATTGCCGTGCGAACGGTGCGGCCCGCCAGCGAACGCGAACGCAGTACCGCATCGGTTGGGCCATTCGTCGCGTTGGGAGTGCCGATGCAATCCGGGAATATCCGGGTGGTTGCCCCCAATAATCTGCGGGTGACGTTCACGCCGCGCGGCGATGTCCGCCGAGTGGATCGCCCGATTGTGCCGCGCTCGCCGAATCCTTCGGAAGCCGAATCGACGAATTTCGAGGCCGCGTTCCGGTATGCGGTCCCGCCGCTCCGTCCCGGCCAACTGCCGACGCCGCCACTGGAAATGGAAATCCGCCCAATTCAGGGGAACGTGCAAACGCAAGTTCAACATCAACTGTTGCTCAGCGACAACGGTTGGCGGGTGATTAGCACCATCGAAGTAACACCGTTTCGCATGGAAGTGGATCGGCTGGATTTGGCCGTGCCGCCTGAATTGCAGAATCCCGAAGCGACCTCGCCGGAACGCGAGTTGGTCGAAAGTGTCACCCCCGTGGCCGATGCTCCCAAAGGCGAACGCTGGTTGACGATCCGCTTGGCACAGGCGCGACGCACACCGTTCAAACTCGTATTCGAAGGATATTACCCGCTGCCGTTGACCGCACAAGACGCCGTTCTGAAACTGCCGCGGGTGCTGCGCACCATCGACCGATCGGGCGAAGTGAGCGTGCAAGTCCCCGATGGGGTCGATCTGCGTGGCTCCGTCGCGGAGTGGGAAATCGACCGCGTCGCCGCCTGGACGTATCCGCTGATTCCGCAGAACGATCTGGAAGCCCCCATCGCCATGGCCCTGCCCGGCGCGGTGCTGTCCGGCTCACGCTCCCCGCGCAGCAATCGCTTGACCGCCAGCGTGCGGCGCTCTCCCGCTCAGGTCGATCTCAGTTGGCGACCGTTGCGAAGCGATCTGATTGTGGACACGCAAACCGAATTGACGCTCAAAGATCGCCAAGCGGTGATTCTGCAACAACTGCGCATTCAGCCTGGCGAGCCTGCCCCGCGACTACTGCGGCTGCGGGGGCCAGCCAATGTCGCCGGAGTGCGACTGCTTTCCGGCGGACGATCCCTGGAGCCGACCGGCGCGGGCGAGTGGACGATTCCACTCCTGGAACCCGTGGGGCGAGAAATCAATCTGTCGTTGACGTATGTATTCACACTGCCGGAATCGACCAATCCGAATGTCCCCGTCCCGCTGCTGTGGATCGACAACGCCACCCAGACCGAGACCCGCCTGCGCATCTGGCGGGATGGCTCATCGGCCATTCATCTGATTCCCCGCCTGGCGGATGGCCCCTGGCAGGAGCAGCCGACCGAATTCGTCCCGGATCGTGATGTGCTCCCCGCCCTGGTGCTCAGTGGCAGTGGCAATAACCTGCCGTTGACGCTGTCGCTGACCGAAATGGCTGGCTCGACCTTCGCCAATCTGTGGGTCGATCGCATGCTCGTGCAGGTGCGTCATGCCGATACCGGCACGCAAGATTACCGCGTTCGCATGCTCGTCCGACGCTGGCTGAGTAGTTCACTCGATTGCTTCCTGCCCGCGACACCGGAATTGAAGAATTTTGAATGTTATTTGGATGATCGCCGCATCGACAATTGGGAAATGCTTCCCGATGCCCCGCCTGGCATGTCCAATTTGCGGATGTTTCGGATTCCCATGCCCAGCGTGCGGAACAATCGCCCCATGCTGGTGGAATTGCGCTACCAACTCTCCACCGCTCGCCGGGATGGAGTCCTCGCCCGACTCACGCGGTGGGAACTCCCGCTCACACCTCCGAAATTGGAAGATGGCGTATTCTTGGGCACGGTCCGCTGGCAAATCGCCATGCCGGATCGCTGGGTGCCGCTAAGCCTGAGCGATTCCTTGGTGCCCGAACAGCGTTGGATGTGGAACAATGGGCTATTCACGGTTCAACCCATCCGCAGCACGGCGGAATTGGATCGCTGGTTTACCGGCGGGATTGAAAACTCACCCACCCCGTTGCCGATGACATTGGGTGAAGCCAACGCCGTCATTCTCACCGGTCGCCAACCGATCCTGGAAGAATTGCGGATTGTGACGATGCCGCGGACAGCGTGGCTGCTGATCTGCTCGCTGACGACGCTGCTGGGCGGTCTGCTGCTGGTGCGCTTGCCGCGAGGACTGGGCTGGGTGCTGGCGTTGCTGGTAGCCGTGGGGATGGTGATGGTGGGAATCATCTGGCCGCAAGTGGCGATGCAGATTCTCTTTGGGATGCAGCCGGGCTTTCTGGCGCTGGTGGCGGTTCTGGGACTGTTCGCCCTGCTGGATGCGCGTTATCGGCAGCGGCGTGCGAACCTGCCGGGATTCAGTCGCGCGGTGCCAGCTTCCGCCCCAGTTCCGGTGCCTGTGCCGGTTGCGGTGCCGGCGGCGGTGCCGGCGAGTCATCCGCCAGGGGTTTCCAGCTCGAAGGTCCGCCGGGGTTCTCGGGAGCCCTCGACTGTCGATTCGCCCAAGCCGCCCGAACCATGGGCCAACGGTAGCGAATCGCCACCGACGAAAATTACCCACGATCCCTCGTGAAAGGATGCCGAGCATGACCACGCCAAGCCGCTGTGCCACCCTCGGGTTGCTCGCGCTGCTGGGGATTCTGGGCGTTGGGTTGTCCCCCTCGGCACACGGGCAATCGCCGCCGAATTCGCCGCAACCCGTTGCCATGACGGATGATCCGATTCCGCTGCAACGATTGCTGCTCGCTCCAGAACAACTCGTCCCCGAACTCGACCGAGTGCGGCGCGGCATCCTCGTGCAAATGCCACTCGCCGATTGGGAGAAACGCCTCCGCGATCTGGCACGCAAGCAAGTCGAAGCCGCATCCCCACCCCGATTGATCGAGGCGAAGTATCGCGCCAAACTCATCGACGATCACCTCGCCGGTACCGCCGAATGGAAACTCCATCTCCCCGGCAAACGCGCGGGCTACCTGTCGGTAGAACCGTTGCAGTTGGCCTTGCGATCGGCCCAATGGGGAGACAAACGATCGGCCATTCTCGACCGATTTCCGCAATTCGATGGCACACCCGGCGATTTGCGACTCCTCGTCGAAGACGATGTCCCGCCGTTGGTGCAGTTGGAATGGTCCGCGCGGGGTGTCCCGGAGCCGGGCGAATTGCGGTTCAGTCTGCGAGTCCCGGCCGCGCCGTTGGCCCAACTCGAACTCGAACTCCCGGCTGATCGTTCGCCCGTGTTGGGGCAATCCGATTTATTGCTGACCGGCCCGTTTCCGGCGGAATCTCCCCAGACACGACTCTGGCGAATCGCCTTCGGCAGTCGAACGCAGTTGGATCTGTCGCTGAGCCGACGCGATGCCCCCGATCAACCCAAACCGTTGATTCGGACTCGCGGATTTTCTCGAATCGAACTGCTCCCCGGTCGCTGTCAGACCAGCTACGAATTGGACATCGAGACGCTCCACGGCCCGATTTCGCAACTGACCTTGGAATGCGATCCCCGGCTGCAACCGTATGATGTTCGCATCAATCAGCGAGAAAGTTGGGAGATTCTCCCCAACCCGGATCCCAGTCAACCCTCGCGGCTGGTCATTAAGATGGCCACGCCGTTTCAAGGCGGTCGGCTGGAAGTGCTGGCGTTTGCCCCGATGCCGATGACGCCGGATGCCCCGCGCTGGTCGCTGCCCGAAATTCAGATTCCCGACTGCATCGACCGCGGCGAGACAATCGAACTGCGTGTCCACCCAGAATTGCAACTGGAAGCCTGGAATCCCGGCGGATATCGTCTGTCGCGGAGCGATGTTGGCCGCGAGAACGAGCAGATTCTCACCCTGCTGCCCAGCTTGAGCGACACTCCGAATCGTCGGCCGCGACCCAGTGCCGTTCCACGCCTACTGGGAACCGAAGTGCATGTGCAACAGCAGTTGGATTGGCAGATTGAGGCCGATCGAACCACGCTGACCACCCGCATGCGCTGCGATGTGCGTCGCGGGGTGCTGTCGCAATTTCCGGTGATGATTCCTCCCGGTTGGCTGGTCGATTCGATCGAAGTCACGCCGCGCGAGTTAGCCCCCACGTTCACCGTGCAGAATGGCCCCGCGCCGCTGGTCAACATCGAATTGCAACGGCCGCTGGGACCGGGGCAACCCAACGAATGGCGCATCACGCTGCGGGCACCGGGACCGCGCTTCCCGAATCTGCCGCTGGGATCACGAGAACTGCCGCGTGTGGTGATTCCGCTGGTTGATGTGATCCCGCTGGCCGCGCGAGTGCGAGAAGCCACGCTGAGCATTCGCGTCAACGGCGTGTTTCAAGCGACCCTGCTCAACCGCCCCGATGGCAGTAGTTTGGCACCGCTTCCGACATTGGGTGGGGTGCTGGGGTCGCTGGGCATCGCGGCGATTCTCCCCGAAGTGCCGCCGGGTGGCACCAGTTTTCGGGTTCCCTATCGCGGAGTCGGCCCGACGACCGATGCCAAACTGCTGCTCCGCCCGCGTCCGCTGCGGCTCGAAATTCAGTGCGATCAAACCGTGGAGCGAATCCTCCCCACGCCGCGAGTCGCCGTCCGATTGGACGTCTTTCCCGAAAGTGGCAGCGTCCCCAGTTTGTTGATTGGCAGCACATCCCCCTTGCAGGGCAGCGTCGATTGGCAAGTTCGCCAGGGGAGTAACCGCATTGCCGAAGTGCAGCCCATCCCCGCGGGCATGATGTTTGCATGGGGCAATGTGCTGGCGGCGGGCAATCCGCTCAGCGCTGCCGCCCGCATCTCCACCGTGGCGGATCTTCGCGGTCCCTGGTGGCGACTGCGGCTCACGCGACCGATTCAAGAACCGCTGCGAATCGAGGCCAAACTCACCGCCAAGCCGACCAGTACGACCCGCGATCGCTCGCA
This DNA window, taken from Tuwongella immobilis, encodes the following:
- the rho gene encoding transcription termination factor Rho yields the protein MIDEQLTTQGILEIHPKGFGFLRNPARHYVAQPGDPYVPAPLVQRFALREGLLVSGTLEPPRKGTGPRLTKIESIEGAAVETFPRRDWNELTPIDPHEQIRLETGAQPLTTRVMDLLTPIGKGQRGLIVAPPRTGKTVLLQHIAAAVATNHPEMHLIVLLIDERPEEVTEMRRTIRGEVIASSSDRDASSHVRTAELVMERAKRLAEQGRPVFVLLDSLTRLARAYNKQNGNSGRTLSGGVDSRALDVPKRLFGAARVFEEGGSLTVLGTALIETGSRMDDVIFQEFKGTGNMELVLDRKLADRRIYPAINLAESGTRKEERILAPEVLAKAILLRRSILGMPPIPAMESLLTQMGKTASNAEFLDRLGPSVR
- the thyX gene encoding FAD-dependent thymidylate synthase, whose translation is MDQSNTSSNPAHASTDASIRIIHEPGIYVLGMQVVDQSELSRFLTDHGVSWHSDSEIPAEVLTETAGRVCYMSFARPRPGGNSAYLEHIKESGHGSVFEHGVWNILITGVSRSLTHELIRHRAGFGFSQLSQRYVDESVAEYIEPAIIANDPELHAIWQNAMQHAHSAYVQLAEKLNAKMADEPDKTARRKNARQAARSVLPNATETKIFITANARALRHFVEQRGSRFAEPEIRLLANRLLDRLQSHSPNLFGDYERDPLPDGTVEIRTVYRKV